GCCGAGAAATCGGCGGCGATGGCACTCGCCACTAGCAAGCCCGTGGTCGACAAGTTCGCGACGCCGATCAGTATCGTCGACGGCTTGGCCTGCAAGGGGCTCGACAAGCTCGAAGAAGTCTACCCCGACGTCAAGAAGAAGGCGCACGATCAGATAGTAACCGACGCCGTCCAGTACGGGCTCAAGAAGTACGACGACGTCAAGGATTACGGCATGTCTAAGGTAACTGTCGTCAAGGGGGTGGGTCACCTTGCGCCTGTACCGGTATTCGCGCCTATCGTGTTTCGATCTGCGTCACGCAGTCGGGGTGTGTAATCGGCCGATCCTTTAGAGCTTTGGCTATCGTCCACGGACACCTCAAACGTAGCGTTTGCTTTACGGAACGAAGTAACTTTCGTTTATACTTAACGGCCACATTACCGGATATTGATAACGCGATTTTCCCTTAGATTTAAGCTGCTTGCGTTGCAAAGTATCTATCTACGATCGCCTGGAAAGTAGCTAGAATAAGCGAACAAGATGTTCTTAGTAAAACGGCCGTTGTGCTAAAGTTCACATGAGATTTCTGAAGTTTCCCGTTCACTTTTAAGATTGGCATCTCATAATGTCACGCAATTTTGTTTTAAAGTGATGCAAGTTCTCCACTGTGACTCGAGCTTCAGCAATATTTGCAGTTTCGAAGTAAGTAGGCTATATATGAGCTGTTTCTTTTTAATGGGTGCACGTGAAGCCGCTGAAGTCGCAATCAGATTTCAGAAGCCACCCTGTTGCATATTATATGGCCTCAGGCTATGGGCAGTggggtgggggttggggggggggggggtcggatcTTCGAAAGCACATTTTTCAGCAAGGTATGGTGGTAAAGCGAGATTGAAACTGCATTTGAGGATTGAGATATCTTGTAGTTATTTGTAGCATGCAGTGCACAGCTTGTGTACGATGAAGTTAAATTGAAGACAGGATATCGTGCCGTTGTTGAGGAAGTGCCACTTTTATCGGCTCGGCACATCCTGTTTCTAATCCGACAGTGCGGGGCTGCAGCAGAATGATGAAATGCCGCAGTTATCACCACTTGACCGTTGGCCTTTGTACCTGCCGTACTGATGAGTTGAATACCTCTGCGACTGCAGATCAATGACATCAAGAGTGTGTCTGCCGGAACAGTGCACATGGTGGCGCATCCTGTGGAGACTATCTCGCAGTGCCAGAGTCAAATCTTGGGCTATGCCAAGCAAGCTCTTGCTGCTACTGAAGCTACATTGGACCAGGTATGCTGGCTATTTACATTTCTGTAGAAAATCCTCTGGTGGTGCTTTCCTTGCTGTGTAATGAAGCGAAAAAGACAACGTTGGTTGGTTGTTATGCTGGAGTGTCTCATCCGGTTTAATTGTAGGGGAGAAAATTGTTATGAAACTTAATATATGTAGAAATTAAAAGCACTGTTTTTATGAGGGTGCCTAGGTTAAGCCTGTTGCCTTGCTCCTTGCCAGATATAGTCCAGTCGTAAATGTCTCTCAGGTAGGCAGTCGGTGATTGTTTTACAGTAATTCTTTTTCTTGGTAATGGGCAAGCCAGCATGCCATGTACTTGGCAACATGTACATTTGCacccaatatgagttgcaacatgtcCGTGCTCACAGTGGTGCCAACACTGCAAAGCGGCGCCGACATAGCAAAAATTAGAGAAGTATACAATGTTTCAGTTACTGGTATTCTCTACATCAATTTAACATTTGCTGTTGTCACCATTAAGGCTTGGGGCCCCTTCAACAATGGCAACCATGTTGCAACTCTCATTGAGCGTGTCTGTACCTATAGTTTGGGTGCCACTACTTATTGCTTCCAGAATTAAATTTCACCACCAGAATACGCTCAGTTTATGGTTTAAGCAAAGTATGCTATGGTGTTACTCTTGGCAGATTAACTTTGGTGTTTGAAAAGGTTGTTGGTAATCATAGTTGACAAACATGGAAATCTAATAGAAAAGATCTGAGCAAAATGGCTACAAGAACTTTTAAGCTTCATGCACAGTGCTGCTCGTATGTATTATTCTGTGCTCTAGATGCACTTGGGGCAATCTTTAGCCGGCACTTTCTGTTATCTAAAGTAGGCTAAACACTGCACATTACTATCTCAGTTTCATACGCAAACACATTTGCCACTTTACGCATTCCTTTGTGGACAGAAAATAAGATGGAAGCAAAGCAAGAACCAGGCCATCAACCAGTGCTCTATCGAGTTCAATTTGACCACTTGAACATGCTTGGCAAGTTTTTCATTGGTTGACGTTGCAGTTTTTCCTTAGAGTTCTGGAGATAGCTTGCACTCGCTAAATGATCTTTGTTGTTAGCACCTTTCAATCCACTGCATGCCATTTTGAACATTGTTTCTGGTGTGTATCAACCAACCCAGATACATATGGATATCCCTTGCACCACTGTTGGATTCCACAGCTATATGCCCTTTACATCTGAAAGAGCCATACAATTCATTTCTGTGTGCCAAGTTCACGGGCAGGTCTTGGTCCATAGCGACAAAAGTCGAGTGCGATAAGAAGTGCCCATTCTTTTCAGCACATTGCATCCCTTGGAATCGACATGAAGAAAGAAGGCAACGAGACTGTGCCTCCGGAAGAGGTGGCTCTGCTTACTCGACTGGACAGCATCTCCCGCAAGGCATCGACATGCGCCTCGCGACATGCTGCCCTGCAGCTGAGTGTGCTGCAGCGCTATGCGGGTGACTCCATCACCCGCTTCCAGGTGGCTCTGCAGCTAATCCAGACTATGAAGCAGAATCTGGCTGCTAGCACCAACCAGTCATTCCAGGAGACCCTGGCACGCATGAGCCTCCAGTCTTCCTGGCTCCAGGGACTGCTGAGCGAGCCCACTGATGAAGCTCAGGAGAAGGTGGGTGTGGCATAAAATGGAAACTGCTGGTTTAGCGTGTTTTCTTCGAGCAGTGCGTGTTCAACAATGTAATGAAGGGCGACACATGAGCCAAGCGGACAACACTCAGTGCTATCCAAATCTGTCCAGAGCACTTGGTCATTCATATTGAAGTTCAATACAATGAGCTCTTTTTCACTGGGAGTCATGGGCTGCATGCAGGATGTCAATTACAAATGTGATAATTACTAATTAGCAAATTGCAATACCGATAGTGGTGTCCATATGTTTGCTACTTTGTCACTTTCTCACAACTGATCGATGTAAAGGCAATGCTTTGAACAGCCTGGAGACCAGATCCATTGCTCTGTCTTCACAATATTTGCTGAAGTTGTTCCTTTAATGCAATTTTCTTGCATGAACGGCTCCAACCAACGTGTCATCTTCAAAGGACATCTGTTATCATCTGACGACGAGTTTTTAATCTGGCTTTACCCAGCTTTTGTTTACATAGTTCTTTATGGGTTGTGTGGAGTGGAACATAGTTTGAAGCACAATAAGATATGGTTCTGTGCCACCACGTaaatgtgtgcatatgtgtgcttAAGAACAGTGTTAGTTACAGTGTAAATATATACTTCTCCCCGTAACATTATCTTAACTGTGCTTTTCTGGGTGCAGAATGTACAGGCCATGGTGCTCGCTGTCGCTCGAAGTGCACTTGGTACGGCCACTCGTGCCCTGGAGCAGCCCGCAGTCCTTGTTCGAGGCATGTCCTCCCAGTTGCAGGAGTCCTACAGTCGGCTTCTCAACTCGACATCAGACATGCTGCAGACCTTGACGGGCGTTTCCAACATCAGCGAGCTGACTGCAGTAACTCTCAACAACCTTCACCTGCAGTCCATCCGGCTCGAGTACTCGATCCGCCTGTTCACACACCAGGCACTGGAGTGGCTGGTGAGGCTTCCCGATTGAAACTTGTCCCTGTTAATCGTCCAAACATGCTGTATAGCACCTGGTGCAAGCACACGCATCAGTGCTGCTCACTTTTATATACGTTGTGCTGATTacctgccatggtggtctagtggttatggtgctaaaCTGCTGATGTCAACTTCCCTTCTGTCCATCTCGAAACCTTCCTAGCTACTATATGTAGAACCTGTGAGCCCCAAGTGTTTGCATGTAGTCGGTGAGTGTAGAGTGGGAAGAACATATTGCTCTGAAATCCATGGGATCTGCTTTGTGAATGCATGGTGACCCGGATATTGCATATCTGGGTTCAAAATCAATGTGTGAAGGCACGCTGCATTTTTTGGGGGGATTTTTAATGCTTTGAAATTTGGTTCTGAAAAATTGCCCAGATACTTATTACctgcaaataaaaaaagcatTACATTGAATCTTTTTGCAACACTTTACAAACATAAGGTGTCTGCTTGCACAAATGTGGCTATAAGCAAAGTTCTTATCTTTCCTTTGCCTGTTTACAGACCGCACTTCCTGTGGTGGAGCGCCTGTTGCCGACCCCCACCGAGATGACTTCTTTTGGCTCTGACTCGACGAGAACCGTTGAATCGTCTGAGGAAGAGTCCTCTGCGGATGAATCCCTGTAGTTTCACTTTTGCCTGTGTTTATATACGTATTGAACAAAGCTTTTCTACGAGGGTGCACACTTGGCATTTATGGATTTAGATGTACCTTTTGAGTGTACCCACAGAGAGAACCCAATTTTGTTGGTGAGCTTGCCGACACATTCCATATGTATACTGTTACTTAAATAAAGGTTTTTGCTTGGCAAGTTATTTGAACGGctcctttggggggggggggggggggggcatgcaatCCAACGTAGCTGTTCACACAATACGTATATACATTTCTGGACCGTGCTGTATTGTTTATCTAAAAGTAAAATCCATAAAAATTTTTGAAAAGACTACACAGCAAACATGTGTTGTCAAACAAAAGAAATTTCACACCCAAGGGCCTGGACAGCTTGTACGTAATATGTCCACAGGGATGCCTAATCATCCATGATTGCAGGTTAGTGCTAATGTCTGGCAACTACACATCAGTCAGTGCTCGACATAGGTTAATTGTACAGAGCAGGGTACTTTTAAGATAGGGTAACTGAACACATCTGCATTTTCAAGGCCCATGCTTTCCTGATctggagagaaaaaaataaaacgaatagTCTGTGTTTTCTATGACGTCTAGGTCGCCTTATTGGTCTTGGCCTTGCGTTGCTGCTTATCTTTAGCCATGCCAATTATTTTCTCCGACTGCCAGAGCCAGCCATTCTCTTTTAGGTGCAGTTATTGCAAGAGAACAGCACCTTTCAATGCTGCATAGTGATTGTGTACaacaggggagtgctcgaaacgagcttcgaaaagtgaagcccaaacagggtcaatcagCTTGTGGTGCTgcaatcggtagtctgcaatgtgtagtcgtttaagagttgcgcgcagaTCCGCCAAAGAGGTGGAATGCccacttcccactcaaaaggcccgggttcgaatcgcacctgtagatggtgggttttcatTCTTAGCGTAACCTTTTCTaactgtattggttttcctttgtttcttaaaactagcttcagttgctacgtgttcgttcaaaaagtaacgcaaaatgtgaagtaaaatagaagaaatatgacagtgagcgcagttatttgcagcgccactgcCCGCAATTCAACAAAAccgcaaagtatggcctccgagatttttgcgaatacgagactctaAACGAGATTTCACGTTTTAAGTCACTTTtagtagcaatacgtagcaacagaagctagctttaacaaaaaaacaacaaatacagctataaaaggcgACACTATGAATAAacactagagctgtgcaaatagcaaaatttcaggtgcgaagcgaattcgaatatttaagtgtgagtgcgaatcgaatatttttcgaatacttcgaagcgaaattgcagaaaaaaaagttggagaggattcctaagtatattcttatgagatagcaacatgaaagtgtttctttttgctaggttgatgaagcactggtggagtggtgtttcatagttgtcttatcaagaatgaggcaatgtagaggccgaattgtatttatgtacatgatttggtgcaaccaaagtgttgccgacaacacttaacacgtgataggcaaagatgccatttcctcagcctctcctcctctttcaacttctgtggaagcccaactaatgtggtggacaagggtgtgctcccttcaagtccggagttctaaatctgccttgcagacgtcaatatataagaacatctgaaattttggatgctaaaaagcttcggcgtccgatttttcggacttcatgcctaaatttcaggtccaaaacagcattaatagagcccccaactctgctacatctttcatctccatgttggaaccagcattttttttttagttaatacatttgcgaccgtggcggagtttgaaaggcagctttgccgcaatacggggtgtgtgatgaggtgaagcatattgaaaatctagggaccactttcaattggATGTTGacttgtctcttggctaagttcgatagtaacggagcttgaaaggcagctttgccgcaatacgggggtgtgatgaggtaaagcatattgaaaatatagggaccgctttcaatcggacgttgactgtcttcactaagttcgaccgtaacggagcttgaaaggcagctttgccgcaatacgggggtgtgatgacgtgaagcatattgaaaatctagggaccactttcaatcggacgttgactgtgtcttggctaagttcgagcGTAACGgatcttgaaaggcagctttgccacaatacgagagtgcaatgaggtgaagcatattaaaaatctgaaggggtcacttttaatcgaaCGTTGACGGTATtagtctttgggaagttcgaattggttcaaatagtaaaattccagtgcgagtcgaatcgaatagcaaacactattcgaaaaatattcaaaatttcaaatattagcacacccctaataaaaacccaacatctacagctgcgatttgaaTCCggacattctacccctgcaccattttggTGGAGCCGCGTGCAACTCTTAAAcgatgacacattgcagactaccgatcgcagcgccacaagcggattgaccctgtttgggcttcacctTCTGCAcactggtgctgcggccgttccgagaactcccctgttctagtataCTCTAATAGTGATGATGGAATTCCACAAGCAACTGCTTTCCATCACCTTTAGTTGCACTACAACTGGTAGAAAAATAAACTTTAAATTGAGTACTCGTTACAATTAATGCTTAAATTGAAAGTATTGAAACGGTACATTGTCGCAGTCCGTGTTGTACAAGAGGAGAGGAATTTGGAGGTGGCCTAGAAGGTTATgcaacaaggccagaagtcaaATCTTGCAAAGAACACAACGTTACCGACCCTTCTTCTAAGCATCTtgtgattaaagggacactaaaggcaaatattaagtcgacgttgattgttgaaatagcagtccagaaacctcgtagggctacttttgtgccaaggaagtgcttattttgcaataaaatcacgttttagtggtccgcatcgcgttagcgcacttcaagtcacccgcctgaaagcggcctttctcacatcactgttgccgtgcccaacgttgcccgcttttactgcacagcgacgtgcactggcggcgtgcaccattccggcctctggcaacatcacatgcatgcagcattttgtccaactttctgtcagagcgacttttacgagcgcgcaaaacacacgcggcagtacgcgatacccaagctaccactgagacgcgaccgcgtgagcgaagcagggcgccgggcgaagcgcagttcggtgaaaacgaaacctttgaaccatgcgccgttccccatggcaacgccaaagaggttcttttttccatgaatcaaacagaaacgaacaagcagcattttattacgtctgttgatgcacagaaggttctttttttattacagctagtttgattacgaatGATTAATTGTaatcggactctctcacgtcatcgggataatTTCAAAAATGTctcgctcgtggcgctcatcgtgtgatacgtttagcttaatttctcggtaagtagggcactgctgttgataatattgccgttttagacgttgtcatacattgagctttcactttgacataaattgttatttggctttagtgtccctttaagaagaccTATCTAAATACATCTCCTCTTCTTCCTTCCTGTGGTGGAAGTGTGAGGTATTGATTGCAGTACATCTCATTTTCATGTTTCAATATGTTCTTATATCTGGTCACTGTTGAAGCATAACAGAGCTAGTTATTGTGACAGGTGGTACTGACTGAACAGACTTTATATTACTGCATGAACATGCAAAGGACATTAATAAAGTTTAATAAATGATAAATACCGTAACTCTGGAAAAGGTGTATATACAATAGAAATTGAAATGAGTCTCTTTCAACAGCTGTTTTCCACATAGCACCGCAGAACATCCTAAGGCCATCCAAACAAAAATTGTGGTGTTCATAGGGAATGTGTTGGTTGAAGCA
Above is a window of Rhipicephalus sanguineus isolate Rsan-2018 chromosome 3, BIME_Rsan_1.4, whole genome shotgun sequence DNA encoding:
- the LOC119387502 gene encoding perilipin-2, which encodes MPEAITEAPPRQGVQSNFVNRLSELPAVTSLWETAAQSYARAKANPGLLAYAIGTAEKSAAMALATSKPVVDKFATPISIVDGLACKGLDKLEEVYPDVKKKAHDQIVTDAVQYGLKKYDDVKDYGMSKINDIKSVSAGTVHMVAHPVETISQCQSQILGYAKQALAATEATLDQHIASLGIDMKKEGNETVPPEEVALLTRLDSISRKASTCASRHAALQLSVLQRYAGDSITRFQVALQLIQTMKQNLAASTNQSFQETLARMSLQSSWLQGLLSEPTDEAQEKNVQAMVLAVARSALGTATRALEQPAVLVRGMSSQLQESYSRLLNSTSDMLQTLTGVSNISELTAVTLNNLHLQSIRLEYSIRLFTHQALEWLTALPVVERLLPTPTEMTSFGSDSTRTVESSEEESSADESL